In Ostrea edulis chromosome 4, xbOstEdul1.1, whole genome shotgun sequence, a single window of DNA contains:
- the LOC125669977 gene encoding complement C1q tumor necrosis factor-related protein 2-like, producing the protein MQVVLALVLLCLPLLRAKVGNMIIRKGDYCSGPPGISGSPGLPGHNGANGIPGERGPTGERGDPGLPGIQGVQGLMGPPGKPGDRGRRGKKGDTGQTGQKGQSGRVGPEGQLGPKGQKGEPALLPPPIAFSASRTSPLGPVREDTIITYDQVFLNQGESFDVYSSHFVCKVNGTYLFTAHVLGTLDNNAYAWIMYNGQPMVPMHGDRRAGYGTGSNTLIFHLVRDDHVWVQLMKNSSLLNDYSTFSGYLIHKDV; encoded by the exons ATGCAGGTGGTACTGGCTCTAGTTCTCCTCTGTCTCCCACTACTGAGGGCCAAGGTGGGAAACATGATCATCAGGAAGGGCGATTACTGCTCAGGACCACCGGGTATTTCCGGGAGCCCAGGATTACCTGGACATAACGGGGCCAACGGAATACCGGGGGAGAGAGGACCTACAGGGGAGAGGGGAGACCCAGGCCTGCCTGGGATTCAGG GTGTGCAGGGCTTAATGGGGCCACCAGGTAAACCTGGCGATAGAGGACGAAGAGGGAAAAAAGGGGACACAGGACAGACTGGTCAGAAGGGGCAATCAGGAAGGGTGGGACCTGAGGGGCAGCTGGGACCCAAGGGGCAGAAAG GTGAGCCAGCCTTACTCCCACCCCCAATAGCTTTCTCAGCCAGCAGAACCTCACCCCTGGGGCCGGTCAGGGAGGACACCATAATCACCTATGATCAGGTGTTCCTAAACCAAGGGGAGTCATTTGATGTCTACTCATCTCACTTTGTCTGCAAAGTAAACGGAACCTATCTGTTCACAGCCCACGTGCTAGGTACACTGGACAACAATGCATATGCCTGGATTATGTACAACGGGCAGCCGATGGTTCCCATGCACGGGGATCGGAGGGCCGGATATGGAACAGGAAGTAACACACTAATATTTCACCTGGTCAGAGACGACCACGTGTGGGTACAGCTGATGAAGAACTCATCCTTGCTAAATGACTATTCCACATTCTCTGGTTACTTAATTCACAAGGACGTTTGA